Proteins from one Pseudomonas bijieensis genomic window:
- a CDS encoding glutathione S-transferase family protein — translation MKLIGMLDSPYVRRVAISAKCLGIALEHESVSVFRHFEQFQRINPTVKAPSLVLDDGTVLMDSTLIIDYLEALAAPGKSLMPADIGQRVHSLRLLGLALAACEKSVQIYYERNLRPAEIQHAPWVERVEGQLAAAYGMLEQELEKQPLSTDGSIDQAGITVAVAWSFTNLVVPDQVQGKAFPLISAFTAYAEGLEAFVSTPME, via the coding sequence ATGAAACTGATCGGTATGCTGGACTCACCCTACGTACGCCGCGTCGCCATTTCCGCCAAATGCCTGGGCATTGCCCTGGAGCACGAGTCGGTTTCGGTGTTCAGGCATTTCGAACAATTCCAACGCATCAACCCGACGGTCAAAGCCCCTTCCCTGGTGCTGGACGACGGCACCGTGCTGATGGACTCCACGTTGATCATTGACTACCTGGAGGCCTTGGCCGCGCCTGGGAAAAGCTTGATGCCGGCCGACATTGGGCAACGAGTGCACTCACTGCGCCTGCTCGGCCTGGCCTTGGCGGCGTGCGAGAAATCGGTGCAGATTTACTATGAGCGCAACCTGCGGCCGGCGGAAATTCAGCACGCACCTTGGGTTGAACGCGTGGAAGGCCAACTGGCGGCGGCCTATGGAATGCTGGAGCAGGAACTGGAGAAACAGCCGTTGAGCACCGATGGCTCGATTGATCAGGCTGGCATCACGGTGGCAGTGGCGTGGAGTTTCACCAACCTCGTGGTGCCGGATCAGGTGCAGGGCAAGGCTTTCCCGTTGATCAGCGCGTTTACGGCCTATGCCGAAGGGCTGGAGGCGTTTGTCAGCACGCCGATGGAATAG
- the hcnC gene encoding cyanide-forming glycine dehydrogenase subunit HcnC yields MIKDYDVVIAGGGVIGASCAYQLSKRKHLKIALIDSKRPGNATRASAGGLWAIGESVGLGCGVIFFRMMSANRKRQTQGAAVAVDASTPHILPQSFFDFALQSNAMYPQLHRELIDNHGMDFKFEETGLKFVIYDDEDRLYAEHIVACIPHLADQVRWLDQAALREAEPNVSHEALGALEFLCDHQVSPFRLADAYTEGARQNGVDMFFNTSVTEVLRSGSRVTGVKTAEAGTFICRTLINAAGAWAADLSEQATGVRIPVKPVKGQILLTERMPKILNGCLTTSDCYVAQKDNGEILIGSTTEDKGFDVTTTYPEIEGLVQGAVRCIPQLADINLKRTWAGLRPGSPDELPILGPMRGVEGYLNACGHFRTGILTSAITGVLLDKLVNNEPLPLDITPFLEDRFEVAPKAVETKEVELA; encoded by the coding sequence ATGATTAAGGACTATGACGTGGTCATCGCCGGTGGCGGTGTGATCGGCGCCTCTTGTGCCTATCAATTGTCCAAGCGCAAACACTTGAAGATCGCCCTGATCGACAGCAAGCGCCCCGGCAATGCGACCCGCGCGTCGGCGGGTGGGCTGTGGGCCATCGGTGAGTCGGTGGGCCTGGGGTGCGGAGTGATCTTCTTTCGCATGATGTCGGCCAACCGCAAGCGCCAGACCCAGGGCGCCGCTGTGGCGGTGGATGCCAGCACGCCGCATATCCTGCCCCAGTCGTTCTTCGATTTCGCCTTGCAGTCCAATGCGATGTATCCGCAGTTGCACCGCGAGTTGATCGACAACCATGGCATGGATTTCAAGTTCGAGGAGACCGGGCTCAAGTTCGTGATCTACGACGACGAAGACCGTTTGTACGCCGAGCACATCGTCGCCTGCATTCCGCACCTGGCCGACCAGGTGCGCTGGCTTGACCAGGCGGCCTTGCGAGAGGCGGAGCCGAATGTCAGCCATGAAGCCCTGGGGGCGCTGGAGTTTCTCTGCGATCACCAGGTCAGCCCTTTCCGTCTGGCCGACGCCTACACCGAAGGCGCCCGGCAGAATGGCGTCGATATGTTCTTCAACACCAGCGTGACTGAAGTCCTGCGCAGTGGTTCGCGGGTCACCGGGGTGAAAACCGCCGAGGCCGGGACCTTCATCTGCCGGACCCTGATCAACGCGGCCGGTGCCTGGGCGGCGGACCTGAGCGAACAGGCCACTGGCGTACGGATTCCGGTCAAGCCGGTCAAGGGGCAGATCCTGCTGACCGAGCGCATGCCGAAAATCCTCAACGGCTGCCTGACCACCAGCGACTGCTATGTGGCGCAGAAAGACAACGGTGAAATCCTCATTGGCAGCACCACCGAAGACAAAGGCTTCGACGTGACCACGACCTATCCGGAGATCGAAGGGCTGGTGCAAGGCGCGGTACGGTGCATCCCGCAGTTGGCCGACATCAACCTGAAACGAACCTGGGCCGGCCTGCGCCCGGGTTCGCCTGATGAATTGCCGATCCTGGGGCCGATGCGCGGCGTGGAGGGCTATCTCAATGCCTGCGGGCATTTCCGCACCGGCATCCTCACCTCGGCCATCACCGGGGTACTGCTGGACAAGCTGGTGAACAACGAGCCGTTGCCGCTGGACATCACGCCGTTCCTGGAGGATCGCTTCGAAGTGGCGCCGAAGGCCGTTGAAACAAAGGAAGTGGAACTGGCCTGA